Proteins from a genomic interval of Triplophysa dalaica isolate WHDGS20190420 chromosome 21, ASM1584641v1, whole genome shotgun sequence:
- the prickle2b gene encoding prickle-like protein 2b isoform X1, with protein MFTRNLKKGNSSRSPTVFDSFDRGQPCNVCGEQCPGFILHKWRKICLHCKCSREDHVVTVMPLEMEKTVTKLMYDFQRNSTSDDDSGCALEEYAWVPPGLKPEQVHQYYSSLPEEKVPYVNSPGEKHRIKQLLHQLPPHDNEVRYCNGLDEEEKRELKLFSNQRKRENLGRGNVRPFPVTMTGAICEQCGGQINGGDIAVFASRAGHGVCWHPHCFVCSMCDELLVDLIYFYQDGKIFCGRHHAERLKPRCSACDEIIFSDECTEAEGRHWHMKHFCCFECETVLGGQRYIMKEGRPYCCTCFESLYAEYCDSCGEHIGIDQGQMTYDGQHWHATETCFSCARCKKSLLGRPFLPKQGQIFCSRACSLGEDQNGSDSADSAFQSARSREARRSSSKSNKSNGTGSGGDRTHGGNSPAARYSAEVDPLSMQMDLLSLSSQSPSLNRDPPPWNMQAEMYGHESHDELSSNPLHLLGQCNIRTCYSSNPSPGHPADPKPVGSRRPPISALKGKSLNENWFQPGPEDYYQPNLRTQMSFQEVPQNSFIDKRSVSLHMFQKEKAEVGLQMGRSRNPISALSFSEQLVPQEQTPHGSMESLALSNATGTSADGGGKRHEHLSRFSMPDLSKDSGMNVSEKSNMGTLNSSVQFHSSESLRSLNTGQPYLELETPVQVKFPRQYSRESLRINALPPGFAYQEEDRISLVSNANNARLAPMSDRTRRRTINQEQPRRRHHHHRSRRSRRSRSDNALNLAAERYPPPRRSQLHLHEEYNQFPPCGPRGLHSSGSAGRLRQQPFRPCPRTTSDLTLQNPGPYRHQGPYSWDQYDCEDDWCSTCSSSSESEDEGYFLGEPIPRPVQLRYMTSEELLRKYNSSGLGASSQFESRGQLHTRKRRKSKNCIIS; from the exons GAAGATCTGTCTCCATTGTAAGTGCTCTCGTGAGGACCATGTTGTGACAGTCATGCCCCTGGAGATGGAAAAGACGGTGACCAAGCTGATGTACGACTTCCAGAGGAACTCTACGTCTGACGATGACTCTGGCTGCGCGCTGGAGGAATATGCCTGGGTCCCGCCCGGACTAAAACCTGAACAG GTGCATCAGTATTACAGCTCTTTACCGGAGGAGAAGGTGCCATACGTCAACAGTCCTGGAGAGAAACATCGTATCAAACAGCTTCTGCACCAGCTGCCCCCACACGACAACGAG GTGCGGTACTGTAACGGTTTGGAtgaagaggaaaagagagagctGAAGCTCTTCAGTAaccagaggaagagagaaaacCTGGGCCGCGGGAACGTCAGGCCTTTTCCTGTCACCATGACTGGAGCCATCTGTGAACAG TGTGGGGGACAGATAAACGGAGGCGACATCGCCGTCTTTGCGTCGCGGGCGGGACACGGGGTGTGCTGGCACCCACATTGCTTTGTGTGCAGCATGTGCGACGAGCTCCTGGTGGATCTCATCTACTTCTACCAGGACGGGAAGATCTTCTGTGGCCGCCACCATGCTGAGAGACTCAAACCCCGCTGTTCAGCTTGTGATGAG ATCATTTTTTCAGATGAGTGCACAGAGGCCGAGGGCAGACACTGGCACATGAAGCATTTCTGCTGTTTTGAGTGCGAGACGGTTCTGGGCGGCCAGCGTTACATTATGAAGGAGGGTCGACCGTACTGCTGCACCTGCTTTGAGTCGCTGTATGCAGAGTACTGCGACTCCTGTGGGGAACACATCG GTATCGACCAAGGCCAAATGACTTATGATGGCCAACACTGGCATGCCACCGAAACCTGTTTCAGCTGTGCTCGCTGCAAGAAATCCCTGCTGGGCCGACCCTTTCTACCCAAGCAGGGTCAGATCTTCTGCTCTCGGGCTTGTAGTCTTGGCGAAGACCAGAACGGCTCGGATTCTGCCGATTCGGCATTTCAGAGCGCCCGCTCGCGCGAAGCCCGACGCAGCAGCTCCAAATCCAACAAGAGCAATGGGACTGGCAGCGGAGGAGACAGGACCCATGGGGGAAATTCTCCTGCGGCCCGTTACTCTGCTGAAGTTGACCCGCTGTCCATGCAAATGGATCTGCTCAGTCTGTCCAGTCAATCTCCCAGCCTGAACAGAGACCCTCCACCATGGAACATGCAGGCAGAGATGTACGGGCACGAGAGCCACGATGAACTTTCATCGAACCCTCTTCATCTGCTCGGTCAGTGCAACATCCGGACTTGTTATTCCTCAAATCCGTCTCCCGGTCACCCGGCGGATCCAAAGCCTGTGGGATCCAGGAGACCCCCCATATCTGCTCTCAAAGGAAAGTCATTGAACGAGAACTGGTTCCAGCCAGGACCAGAGGACTATTACCAGCCCAATCTGAGGACACAGATGAGCTTTCAAGAGGTTCCACAGAATAGCTTCATTGATAAGCGATCCGTAAGCTTGCATATGTTCCAGAAGGAGAAGGCAGAGGTCGGCCTACAGATGGGTCGTAGTAGGAACCCCATCAGCGCACTTAGCTTTAGTGAACAGCTCGTACCACAGGAGCAAACCCCACATGGCTCGATGGAGTCGCTGGCTCTGTCTAATGCTACAG GCACCTCTGCAGATGGCGGCGGTAAACGTCACGAGCACTTGTCTCGCTTCTCAATGCCAGACTTGAGTAAAGACTCCGGCATGAACGTCTCTGAAAAGAGCAACATGGGCACCCTCAACTCATCCGTGCAGTTTCATAGCTCTGAATCTCTGCGCAGCCTGAACACCGGGCAGCCCTACCTTGAGCTCGAAACCCCGGTCCAAGTGAAATTCCCAAGGCAATACTCCCGTGAATCTCTTCGAATTAACGCTTTGCCCCCTGGATTCGCTTATCAGGAGGAGGACCGCATAAGCTTGGTGAGCAATGCCAACAACGCCCGTCTGGCGCCCATGAGCGACCGAACTCGCCGTCGAACCATCAACCAAGAACAGCCACGCCGACGGCACCACCACCATCGATCTCGCCGTTCCCGCCGCTCACGTTCGGATAACGCACTTAACCTCGCCGCCGAGCGCTACCCACCCCCCAGGCGATCTCAGCTTCACCTTCATGAAGAATACAACCAGTTTCCTCCTTGCGGGCCCAGGGGCCTTCACAGCAGCGGAAGTGCAGGCAGATTGAGGCAGCAGCCATTTAGACCCTGTCCTCGCACGACCTCTGACCTCACGCTTCAAAACCCAGGCCCTTATCGGCACCAGGGCCCTTATTCGTGGGACCAGTACGATTGCGAGGATGATTGGTGCTCCACCTGTTCCTCGTCTTCGGAGTCAGAAGATGAAGGGTATTTTCTGGGCGAGCCCATTCCTAGACCCGTCCAGCTGAGGTACATGACCAGCGAAGAGCTGCTGCGCAAATACAACTCCTCCGGACTGGGAGCGTCCAGTCAGTTCGAGAGCCGCGGACAGTTGCACACTCGCAAACGTAGGAAAAGCAAGAACTGCATTATCTCCTGA
- the prickle2b gene encoding prickle-like protein 2b isoform X2, with amino-acid sequence MLEPTVFDSFDRGQPCNVCGEQCPGFILHKWRKICLHCKCSREDHVVTVMPLEMEKTVTKLMYDFQRNSTSDDDSGCALEEYAWVPPGLKPEQVHQYYSSLPEEKVPYVNSPGEKHRIKQLLHQLPPHDNEVRYCNGLDEEEKRELKLFSNQRKRENLGRGNVRPFPVTMTGAICEQCGGQINGGDIAVFASRAGHGVCWHPHCFVCSMCDELLVDLIYFYQDGKIFCGRHHAERLKPRCSACDEIIFSDECTEAEGRHWHMKHFCCFECETVLGGQRYIMKEGRPYCCTCFESLYAEYCDSCGEHIGIDQGQMTYDGQHWHATETCFSCARCKKSLLGRPFLPKQGQIFCSRACSLGEDQNGSDSADSAFQSARSREARRSSSKSNKSNGTGSGGDRTHGGNSPAARYSAEVDPLSMQMDLLSLSSQSPSLNRDPPPWNMQAEMYGHESHDELSSNPLHLLGQCNIRTCYSSNPSPGHPADPKPVGSRRPPISALKGKSLNENWFQPGPEDYYQPNLRTQMSFQEVPQNSFIDKRSVSLHMFQKEKAEVGLQMGRSRNPISALSFSEQLVPQEQTPHGSMESLALSNATGTSADGGGKRHEHLSRFSMPDLSKDSGMNVSEKSNMGTLNSSVQFHSSESLRSLNTGQPYLELETPVQVKFPRQYSRESLRINALPPGFAYQEEDRISLVSNANNARLAPMSDRTRRRTINQEQPRRRHHHHRSRRSRRSRSDNALNLAAERYPPPRRSQLHLHEEYNQFPPCGPRGLHSSGSAGRLRQQPFRPCPRTTSDLTLQNPGPYRHQGPYSWDQYDCEDDWCSTCSSSSESEDEGYFLGEPIPRPVQLRYMTSEELLRKYNSSGLGASSQFESRGQLHTRKRRKSKNCIIS; translated from the exons GAAGATCTGTCTCCATTGTAAGTGCTCTCGTGAGGACCATGTTGTGACAGTCATGCCCCTGGAGATGGAAAAGACGGTGACCAAGCTGATGTACGACTTCCAGAGGAACTCTACGTCTGACGATGACTCTGGCTGCGCGCTGGAGGAATATGCCTGGGTCCCGCCCGGACTAAAACCTGAACAG GTGCATCAGTATTACAGCTCTTTACCGGAGGAGAAGGTGCCATACGTCAACAGTCCTGGAGAGAAACATCGTATCAAACAGCTTCTGCACCAGCTGCCCCCACACGACAACGAG GTGCGGTACTGTAACGGTTTGGAtgaagaggaaaagagagagctGAAGCTCTTCAGTAaccagaggaagagagaaaacCTGGGCCGCGGGAACGTCAGGCCTTTTCCTGTCACCATGACTGGAGCCATCTGTGAACAG TGTGGGGGACAGATAAACGGAGGCGACATCGCCGTCTTTGCGTCGCGGGCGGGACACGGGGTGTGCTGGCACCCACATTGCTTTGTGTGCAGCATGTGCGACGAGCTCCTGGTGGATCTCATCTACTTCTACCAGGACGGGAAGATCTTCTGTGGCCGCCACCATGCTGAGAGACTCAAACCCCGCTGTTCAGCTTGTGATGAG ATCATTTTTTCAGATGAGTGCACAGAGGCCGAGGGCAGACACTGGCACATGAAGCATTTCTGCTGTTTTGAGTGCGAGACGGTTCTGGGCGGCCAGCGTTACATTATGAAGGAGGGTCGACCGTACTGCTGCACCTGCTTTGAGTCGCTGTATGCAGAGTACTGCGACTCCTGTGGGGAACACATCG GTATCGACCAAGGCCAAATGACTTATGATGGCCAACACTGGCATGCCACCGAAACCTGTTTCAGCTGTGCTCGCTGCAAGAAATCCCTGCTGGGCCGACCCTTTCTACCCAAGCAGGGTCAGATCTTCTGCTCTCGGGCTTGTAGTCTTGGCGAAGACCAGAACGGCTCGGATTCTGCCGATTCGGCATTTCAGAGCGCCCGCTCGCGCGAAGCCCGACGCAGCAGCTCCAAATCCAACAAGAGCAATGGGACTGGCAGCGGAGGAGACAGGACCCATGGGGGAAATTCTCCTGCGGCCCGTTACTCTGCTGAAGTTGACCCGCTGTCCATGCAAATGGATCTGCTCAGTCTGTCCAGTCAATCTCCCAGCCTGAACAGAGACCCTCCACCATGGAACATGCAGGCAGAGATGTACGGGCACGAGAGCCACGATGAACTTTCATCGAACCCTCTTCATCTGCTCGGTCAGTGCAACATCCGGACTTGTTATTCCTCAAATCCGTCTCCCGGTCACCCGGCGGATCCAAAGCCTGTGGGATCCAGGAGACCCCCCATATCTGCTCTCAAAGGAAAGTCATTGAACGAGAACTGGTTCCAGCCAGGACCAGAGGACTATTACCAGCCCAATCTGAGGACACAGATGAGCTTTCAAGAGGTTCCACAGAATAGCTTCATTGATAAGCGATCCGTAAGCTTGCATATGTTCCAGAAGGAGAAGGCAGAGGTCGGCCTACAGATGGGTCGTAGTAGGAACCCCATCAGCGCACTTAGCTTTAGTGAACAGCTCGTACCACAGGAGCAAACCCCACATGGCTCGATGGAGTCGCTGGCTCTGTCTAATGCTACAG GCACCTCTGCAGATGGCGGCGGTAAACGTCACGAGCACTTGTCTCGCTTCTCAATGCCAGACTTGAGTAAAGACTCCGGCATGAACGTCTCTGAAAAGAGCAACATGGGCACCCTCAACTCATCCGTGCAGTTTCATAGCTCTGAATCTCTGCGCAGCCTGAACACCGGGCAGCCCTACCTTGAGCTCGAAACCCCGGTCCAAGTGAAATTCCCAAGGCAATACTCCCGTGAATCTCTTCGAATTAACGCTTTGCCCCCTGGATTCGCTTATCAGGAGGAGGACCGCATAAGCTTGGTGAGCAATGCCAACAACGCCCGTCTGGCGCCCATGAGCGACCGAACTCGCCGTCGAACCATCAACCAAGAACAGCCACGCCGACGGCACCACCACCATCGATCTCGCCGTTCCCGCCGCTCACGTTCGGATAACGCACTTAACCTCGCCGCCGAGCGCTACCCACCCCCCAGGCGATCTCAGCTTCACCTTCATGAAGAATACAACCAGTTTCCTCCTTGCGGGCCCAGGGGCCTTCACAGCAGCGGAAGTGCAGGCAGATTGAGGCAGCAGCCATTTAGACCCTGTCCTCGCACGACCTCTGACCTCACGCTTCAAAACCCAGGCCCTTATCGGCACCAGGGCCCTTATTCGTGGGACCAGTACGATTGCGAGGATGATTGGTGCTCCACCTGTTCCTCGTCTTCGGAGTCAGAAGATGAAGGGTATTTTCTGGGCGAGCCCATTCCTAGACCCGTCCAGCTGAGGTACATGACCAGCGAAGAGCTGCTGCGCAAATACAACTCCTCCGGACTGGGAGCGTCCAGTCAGTTCGAGAGCCGCGGACAGTTGCACACTCGCAAACGTAGGAAAAGCAAGAACTGCATTATCTCCTGA
- the prickle2b gene encoding prickle-like protein 2b isoform X3 has product MPLEMEKTVTKLMYDFQRNSTSDDDSGCALEEYAWVPPGLKPEQVHQYYSSLPEEKVPYVNSPGEKHRIKQLLHQLPPHDNEVRYCNGLDEEEKRELKLFSNQRKRENLGRGNVRPFPVTMTGAICEQCGGQINGGDIAVFASRAGHGVCWHPHCFVCSMCDELLVDLIYFYQDGKIFCGRHHAERLKPRCSACDEIIFSDECTEAEGRHWHMKHFCCFECETVLGGQRYIMKEGRPYCCTCFESLYAEYCDSCGEHIGIDQGQMTYDGQHWHATETCFSCARCKKSLLGRPFLPKQGQIFCSRACSLGEDQNGSDSADSAFQSARSREARRSSSKSNKSNGTGSGGDRTHGGNSPAARYSAEVDPLSMQMDLLSLSSQSPSLNRDPPPWNMQAEMYGHESHDELSSNPLHLLGQCNIRTCYSSNPSPGHPADPKPVGSRRPPISALKGKSLNENWFQPGPEDYYQPNLRTQMSFQEVPQNSFIDKRSVSLHMFQKEKAEVGLQMGRSRNPISALSFSEQLVPQEQTPHGSMESLALSNATGTSADGGGKRHEHLSRFSMPDLSKDSGMNVSEKSNMGTLNSSVQFHSSESLRSLNTGQPYLELETPVQVKFPRQYSRESLRINALPPGFAYQEEDRISLVSNANNARLAPMSDRTRRRTINQEQPRRRHHHHRSRRSRRSRSDNALNLAAERYPPPRRSQLHLHEEYNQFPPCGPRGLHSSGSAGRLRQQPFRPCPRTTSDLTLQNPGPYRHQGPYSWDQYDCEDDWCSTCSSSSESEDEGYFLGEPIPRPVQLRYMTSEELLRKYNSSGLGASSQFESRGQLHTRKRRKSKNCIIS; this is encoded by the exons ATGCCCCTGGAGATGGAAAAGACGGTGACCAAGCTGATGTACGACTTCCAGAGGAACTCTACGTCTGACGATGACTCTGGCTGCGCGCTGGAGGAATATGCCTGGGTCCCGCCCGGACTAAAACCTGAACAG GTGCATCAGTATTACAGCTCTTTACCGGAGGAGAAGGTGCCATACGTCAACAGTCCTGGAGAGAAACATCGTATCAAACAGCTTCTGCACCAGCTGCCCCCACACGACAACGAG GTGCGGTACTGTAACGGTTTGGAtgaagaggaaaagagagagctGAAGCTCTTCAGTAaccagaggaagagagaaaacCTGGGCCGCGGGAACGTCAGGCCTTTTCCTGTCACCATGACTGGAGCCATCTGTGAACAG TGTGGGGGACAGATAAACGGAGGCGACATCGCCGTCTTTGCGTCGCGGGCGGGACACGGGGTGTGCTGGCACCCACATTGCTTTGTGTGCAGCATGTGCGACGAGCTCCTGGTGGATCTCATCTACTTCTACCAGGACGGGAAGATCTTCTGTGGCCGCCACCATGCTGAGAGACTCAAACCCCGCTGTTCAGCTTGTGATGAG ATCATTTTTTCAGATGAGTGCACAGAGGCCGAGGGCAGACACTGGCACATGAAGCATTTCTGCTGTTTTGAGTGCGAGACGGTTCTGGGCGGCCAGCGTTACATTATGAAGGAGGGTCGACCGTACTGCTGCACCTGCTTTGAGTCGCTGTATGCAGAGTACTGCGACTCCTGTGGGGAACACATCG GTATCGACCAAGGCCAAATGACTTATGATGGCCAACACTGGCATGCCACCGAAACCTGTTTCAGCTGTGCTCGCTGCAAGAAATCCCTGCTGGGCCGACCCTTTCTACCCAAGCAGGGTCAGATCTTCTGCTCTCGGGCTTGTAGTCTTGGCGAAGACCAGAACGGCTCGGATTCTGCCGATTCGGCATTTCAGAGCGCCCGCTCGCGCGAAGCCCGACGCAGCAGCTCCAAATCCAACAAGAGCAATGGGACTGGCAGCGGAGGAGACAGGACCCATGGGGGAAATTCTCCTGCGGCCCGTTACTCTGCTGAAGTTGACCCGCTGTCCATGCAAATGGATCTGCTCAGTCTGTCCAGTCAATCTCCCAGCCTGAACAGAGACCCTCCACCATGGAACATGCAGGCAGAGATGTACGGGCACGAGAGCCACGATGAACTTTCATCGAACCCTCTTCATCTGCTCGGTCAGTGCAACATCCGGACTTGTTATTCCTCAAATCCGTCTCCCGGTCACCCGGCGGATCCAAAGCCTGTGGGATCCAGGAGACCCCCCATATCTGCTCTCAAAGGAAAGTCATTGAACGAGAACTGGTTCCAGCCAGGACCAGAGGACTATTACCAGCCCAATCTGAGGACACAGATGAGCTTTCAAGAGGTTCCACAGAATAGCTTCATTGATAAGCGATCCGTAAGCTTGCATATGTTCCAGAAGGAGAAGGCAGAGGTCGGCCTACAGATGGGTCGTAGTAGGAACCCCATCAGCGCACTTAGCTTTAGTGAACAGCTCGTACCACAGGAGCAAACCCCACATGGCTCGATGGAGTCGCTGGCTCTGTCTAATGCTACAG GCACCTCTGCAGATGGCGGCGGTAAACGTCACGAGCACTTGTCTCGCTTCTCAATGCCAGACTTGAGTAAAGACTCCGGCATGAACGTCTCTGAAAAGAGCAACATGGGCACCCTCAACTCATCCGTGCAGTTTCATAGCTCTGAATCTCTGCGCAGCCTGAACACCGGGCAGCCCTACCTTGAGCTCGAAACCCCGGTCCAAGTGAAATTCCCAAGGCAATACTCCCGTGAATCTCTTCGAATTAACGCTTTGCCCCCTGGATTCGCTTATCAGGAGGAGGACCGCATAAGCTTGGTGAGCAATGCCAACAACGCCCGTCTGGCGCCCATGAGCGACCGAACTCGCCGTCGAACCATCAACCAAGAACAGCCACGCCGACGGCACCACCACCATCGATCTCGCCGTTCCCGCCGCTCACGTTCGGATAACGCACTTAACCTCGCCGCCGAGCGCTACCCACCCCCCAGGCGATCTCAGCTTCACCTTCATGAAGAATACAACCAGTTTCCTCCTTGCGGGCCCAGGGGCCTTCACAGCAGCGGAAGTGCAGGCAGATTGAGGCAGCAGCCATTTAGACCCTGTCCTCGCACGACCTCTGACCTCACGCTTCAAAACCCAGGCCCTTATCGGCACCAGGGCCCTTATTCGTGGGACCAGTACGATTGCGAGGATGATTGGTGCTCCACCTGTTCCTCGTCTTCGGAGTCAGAAGATGAAGGGTATTTTCTGGGCGAGCCCATTCCTAGACCCGTCCAGCTGAGGTACATGACCAGCGAAGAGCTGCTGCGCAAATACAACTCCTCCGGACTGGGAGCGTCCAGTCAGTTCGAGAGCCGCGGACAGTTGCACACTCGCAAACGTAGGAAAAGCAAGAACTGCATTATCTCCTGA